One region of Azoarcus sp. CIB genomic DNA includes:
- the lnt gene encoding apolipoprotein N-acyltransferase: protein MGGLLAALLAGGASVFAFEPFGIFPLAVLSLAVLAGLAARESRTRGGFALGFAWGLGAFLAGVSWLYVALNRYGGMPMPLAAFAILLFSAYLALFPAAVGALFVRFGRGAAWRRALLFAGLWIGAEALRGWLFTGFPWLALGYSQTPPSPLAGYLSVLGVYGVGGFVAFVAALVALTPWRSARPAAVTLGAILVLCGLGYGLGRVAWTAPTGKPLEVALIQTNIEQGLKWRPELLSDWLDGNARLVREHPADLVVLPETTLPLLADRLPDGYLEDLAAPVAARGGDLVFGVFLRDARGAIYNAALSLGASPSQTYAKQHLVPFGEYSPPFFGWFYELVDIPMSDQTRGAPDQPPLRLGDQRVAINICYEDLFGRELIRSLPEATLMLNLSNLAWYGDSFAQPQHLQIARVRAMETGRPMLRSTNTGMTALVQPDGRVADVLPPFTRGALSLSVQGYEGLTPYVRWGDSAALLLAALALLVAGRKRRKTGAGSGI from the coding sequence TTGGGCGGCCTGCTGGCGGCGCTGCTCGCCGGTGGCGCATCGGTCTTCGCCTTTGAACCCTTCGGAATCTTTCCGCTGGCGGTCCTGAGCCTCGCCGTTCTGGCGGGCCTCGCCGCCCGCGAATCCCGCACCCGCGGCGGATTCGCACTCGGTTTCGCGTGGGGCCTGGGCGCTTTCCTTGCCGGCGTGTCGTGGCTTTACGTTGCCCTGAACCGCTACGGTGGCATGCCGATGCCGCTCGCCGCGTTCGCGATCCTGCTCTTCAGCGCCTATCTCGCGCTCTTCCCGGCCGCGGTCGGGGCGCTGTTCGTGCGCTTCGGCCGTGGTGCCGCATGGCGCCGCGCGCTCCTCTTCGCCGGGCTGTGGATCGGCGCCGAGGCGCTGCGCGGCTGGCTGTTCACCGGTTTCCCGTGGCTCGCGCTCGGCTACTCGCAGACCCCGCCCAGCCCGCTCGCCGGGTACTTGTCCGTGCTGGGCGTGTATGGCGTCGGCGGTTTCGTCGCCTTTGTTGCGGCGCTGGTCGCCCTCACGCCGTGGCGCAGTGCGCGCCCGGCCGCGGTGACGCTCGGCGCGATCCTCGTCCTGTGCGGGCTCGGTTACGGCCTCGGTCGCGTCGCCTGGACCGCACCCACCGGCAAGCCGCTCGAAGTCGCGCTGATCCAGACCAACATCGAGCAGGGGCTGAAGTGGCGGCCCGAACTGCTGTCGGACTGGCTGGACGGCAACGCGCGCCTCGTGCGCGAGCATCCCGCGGATCTCGTCGTGCTGCCCGAGACGACGCTGCCGCTGCTTGCCGACCGGCTGCCGGACGGTTACCTCGAAGATCTCGCCGCGCCGGTTGCGGCGCGCGGTGGCGACCTGGTGTTCGGCGTGTTCCTGCGCGACGCCCGCGGCGCGATCTATAACGCCGCGCTGAGCCTCGGTGCGTCGCCCTCGCAGACCTACGCAAAGCAGCACCTCGTACCCTTCGGCGAATACTCGCCGCCGTTCTTCGGCTGGTTCTACGAGCTGGTCGATATCCCGATGTCGGATCAGACGCGCGGCGCACCCGACCAGCCGCCGCTGCGTCTTGGCGACCAGCGCGTCGCGATCAACATCTGCTACGAGGACCTCTTCGGCCGCGAGTTGATCCGCAGCCTGCCCGAGGCGACGCTGATGCTGAACCTGTCGAACCTCGCGTGGTACGGCGACTCCTTCGCCCAGCCCCAGCACCTGCAGATCGCCCGCGTGCGCGCGATGGAAACCGGGCGCCCGATGCTGCGCTCCACCAACACCGGCATGACGGCGCTGGTGCAGCCCGACGGCCGCGTCGCCGACGTGCTGCCCCCCTTCACGCGGGGTGCGCTGAGCCTGTCGGTACAGGGCTACGAAGGGCTCACCCCTTATGTGCGCTGGGGCGACTCCGCCGCGCTGCTGCTCGCCGCGCTGGCGCTCCTTGTCGCTGGGCGCAAGCGCCGGAAGACGGGCGCCGGAAGCGGGATCTGA
- the glyQ gene encoding glycine--tRNA ligase subunit alpha, which produces MSLHKPTFQQVILTLQQFWGDRGCVLLQPYDLEVGAGTSHTATFLRAIGPEPWNAAYVQPSRRPKDGRYGENPNRLQHYYQFQVVLKPSPLNIQELYLDSLRALGIDTNAHDIRFVEDDWENPTLGAWGLGWEVWLDGMEVTQFTYFQQVGGLDCKPVLGEITYGLERLAMYLQGVENVYDLVWAVYPDGSKVTYGDVFHQNEVEQSTYNFEHANVEFFFSLFGNCESEAKRLIEIGLALPAYEMVLKAAHSFNMLDARGAISVTERAAYIGRIRNLSRAVAQAYYDSRESLGFPMLNNAANKTEAA; this is translated from the coding sequence ATGTCCCTGCACAAACCCACCTTCCAGCAAGTCATCCTGACGCTCCAGCAATTCTGGGGCGATCGCGGCTGCGTGCTGCTGCAGCCCTACGACCTCGAAGTCGGTGCCGGCACCTCGCACACCGCGACCTTCCTGCGCGCGATCGGCCCCGAGCCGTGGAACGCCGCCTACGTGCAGCCCTCGCGCCGCCCCAAGGACGGCCGCTACGGCGAGAACCCCAACCGCCTGCAGCACTACTACCAGTTCCAGGTCGTGCTCAAGCCCTCGCCGCTGAACATCCAGGAGCTCTACCTCGACTCGCTGCGCGCGCTCGGCATCGACACCAACGCGCACGACATCCGTTTCGTCGAGGACGACTGGGAAAACCCCACGCTCGGCGCCTGGGGACTCGGCTGGGAAGTGTGGCTCGACGGCATGGAAGTCACGCAGTTCACCTACTTCCAGCAGGTCGGCGGCCTCGACTGCAAGCCCGTGCTGGGCGAGATCACCTACGGCCTCGAGCGTCTCGCGATGTACCTGCAAGGGGTCGAGAACGTCTATGACCTCGTCTGGGCGGTCTATCCGGACGGCTCAAAGGTCACCTACGGCGACGTCTTCCACCAGAACGAAGTCGAACAGTCGACCTACAACTTCGAGCACGCCAACGTCGAGTTCTTCTTCTCGCTGTTCGGCAACTGCGAATCCGAAGCCAAGCGCCTGATCGAAATCGGCCTCGCGCTGCCCGCCTACGAGATGGTGCTGAAGGCCGCGCACAGCTTCAACATGCTCGACGCCCGCGGTGCCATCTCGGTCACCGAGCGCGCCGCCTACATCGGCCGCATCCGCAACCTGTCGCGCGCAGTCGCGCAGGCCTACTACGACTCCCGCGAGAGCCTGGGCTTCCCGATGCTCAACAACGCTGCAAACAAGACGGAGGCTGCATGA
- the glyS gene encoding glycine--tRNA ligase subunit beta translates to MMNASLLVELLTEELPPKALPRLGETFAAKIFDGLKARDLVAEDRGFRWFAAPRRLAITVPQVRSAAPAREVTEKIMPVQVALDAEGRPTPALLKKLEAKGIAPEAVASFERRMDGKAEALFYTRNEDGAALDAVLAGIVQDAVKALPIPKLMRWGAGDAQFVRPVHKLSMLHGERVVPGRVLDLDSDRVTRGHRFMSRGDIALATADAYEPTLLAEGKVMPDFAERRAEIERQLLASAAREGASLGEYADLLDEVTALVEHPTVYVGEFEAEFLAVPQECLILTMRANQKYFPLFDAAGKLRNRFLIVSNMRLEDASNIIKGNQRVVRPRLSDARFFFEQDRKHTLDSRLPRLGPVVYHNKLGSQLERVERLERLASAIAGKLHGDAKAAARAARLAKADLVTDMVGEFPELQGIMGRYYALNDGEGEVVADAIQSHYQPRFAGDALPEGNVACAVALADKLDALVGFFGIGQVPTGDKDPFGLRRAALGVLRILIEAPLPLDLAELVSEAAAGFKPGLLTAAGFEVQLLDFMFERLKNLLRDAGHAVDVVDAVLALRPTRMDLVPAKLDAVRTFRALPEAEALAAANKRIVNILKKVEGELPEPEVALLQEEAEKALFHRVVEVAPLVRSHMGNEDYTDALCVLAGLRAAVDTFFDEVMVMAEEPMTRQNRLALLRQLAGLMNQVADLSRLSA, encoded by the coding sequence ATGATGAACGCCTCCCTGCTCGTCGAACTGCTCACCGAAGAACTCCCGCCCAAGGCCCTGCCGCGCCTGGGCGAAACCTTTGCCGCGAAGATCTTCGACGGCCTCAAGGCGCGCGACCTCGTCGCCGAGGACCGCGGCTTCCGCTGGTTCGCCGCCCCGCGCCGCCTCGCGATTACCGTGCCGCAGGTGCGCTCCGCCGCCCCGGCCCGTGAAGTCACCGAAAAGATCATGCCGGTGCAGGTCGCGCTCGACGCCGAAGGCCGCCCGACCCCCGCGCTGCTGAAGAAGCTCGAAGCCAAGGGCATCGCACCGGAGGCCGTCGCGAGCTTCGAGCGCCGCATGGACGGCAAGGCCGAAGCGCTGTTCTACACCCGTAACGAAGACGGCGCCGCGCTCGACGCCGTGCTCGCCGGGATCGTCCAGGACGCCGTCAAGGCGTTGCCGATCCCCAAGCTGATGCGCTGGGGCGCGGGCGATGCGCAGTTCGTGCGTCCCGTGCACAAGCTCTCGATGCTGCACGGCGAGCGTGTCGTGCCGGGCCGCGTCCTCGACCTCGACTCCGACCGCGTCACGCGCGGCCACCGTTTCATGAGCCGCGGTGACATCGCGCTCGCGACCGCCGACGCCTACGAGCCGACGCTGCTCGCCGAAGGCAAGGTGATGCCCGACTTCGCGGAGCGCCGCGCCGAGATCGAGCGCCAGCTTCTCGCTTCTGCCGCCCGTGAGGGCGCCAGCCTGGGCGAGTACGCCGACCTCCTCGATGAAGTCACCGCGCTGGTCGAGCATCCGACCGTCTACGTCGGCGAATTCGAAGCTGAATTCCTCGCCGTGCCGCAGGAATGCCTGATCCTGACGATGCGCGCGAACCAGAAGTACTTCCCGCTCTTCGATGCGGCCGGCAAGCTGCGCAACCGCTTCCTGATCGTGTCGAACATGCGCCTCGAGGACGCCTCCAACATCATCAAGGGCAACCAGCGCGTCGTGCGCCCGCGCCTGTCGGACGCGCGCTTCTTCTTCGAGCAGGACCGCAAGCACACCCTCGACAGCCGCCTGCCGCGTCTCGGTCCGGTCGTCTATCACAACAAGCTCGGCAGCCAGCTCGAGCGCGTCGAGCGCCTCGAACGTCTCGCGAGTGCCATCGCCGGCAAGCTGCACGGCGACGCCAAGGCGGCCGCACGTGCGGCCCGCCTCGCCAAGGCCGACCTCGTCACCGACATGGTCGGCGAGTTCCCCGAACTGCAGGGCATCATGGGGCGCTACTACGCGCTCAACGACGGCGAAGGCGAAGTCGTCGCCGACGCGATCCAGTCGCACTACCAGCCGCGTTTCGCCGGCGATGCGCTGCCCGAGGGCAACGTCGCTTGCGCGGTTGCGCTCGCCGACAAGCTCGACGCGCTGGTCGGCTTCTTCGGTATCGGCCAGGTGCCGACTGGCGACAAGGATCCCTTCGGCCTGCGCCGCGCCGCGCTGGGCGTGCTGCGCATCCTGATCGAAGCGCCGCTGCCGCTCGATCTGGCCGAACTGGTCTCCGAAGCGGCCGCCGGCTTCAAGCCGGGCCTGCTGACCGCGGCCGGCTTCGAGGTGCAGCTCCTCGACTTCATGTTCGAGCGACTGAAGAACCTGCTGCGCGACGCCGGCCACGCGGTCGACGTCGTCGACGCCGTGCTCGCGCTGCGCCCGACGCGCATGGACCTCGTTCCCGCCAAGCTCGACGCCGTGCGCACCTTCCGCGCCCTGCCCGAAGCCGAGGCGCTCGCTGCCGCGAACAAGCGCATCGTCAACATCCTCAAGAAGGTCGAAGGCGAACTGCCCGAGCCTGAGGTTGCGCTGCTGCAGGAAGAGGCCGAAAAGGCGCTGTTCCACCGCGTCGTCGAGGTCGCGCCGCTGGTGCGTTCGCACATGGGCAATGAGGACTACACCGACGCACTGTGCGTGCTCGCGGGCCTGCGCGCGGCGGTCGACACCTTCTTCGACGAGGTCATGGTGATGGCCGAGGAACCGATGACGCGACAGAACCGCCTCGCGCTGCTGCGTCAGCTCGCGGGCCTGATGAATCAGGTCGCCGACCTGTCGCGCCTGTCCGCCTGA